One stretch of Rosistilla oblonga DNA includes these proteins:
- a CDS encoding Ig-like domain-containing protein translates to MNQLRQRFLKSRKKNSSRQRRKLFGEALEGRRLLAADIAVPMDGLNPHHNYIFGTDTNRDYQTTAVDALIVINRLNSASASASGELGSTNEDGVFPDVNNDGLITPIDALNIINTINRGEGELAAVLKLSLDVSQDNQSLLRDTGASTTANPMTTRDFELEVGEKFNLEVRWTHFGNDPFSKPLGAFTVYADILANNKDVFAPVLSETQILTISENLVDARSGNFELSFPGGDTATVSLADVAANGFENALASGIEEAGNFESGSISVFPSGVRSTREQNEETGVGDPYQFVVRYNGDNEEFQNIPALNVVANFSDAGGQALTIDATTAEIPVYLNNNQADGLNPDAFRYNIDFRSSNLNESALYTSSPSGNYTLTGDGNPDGDDVIFDEVGGFSNNISPGGLPTIVPNPNQYNGQDFEAYSLELVVVQPGDVTFSLNMPDLVGNQLTVFGSDEALTEDGLVEIDLSENGEGLVRGTFVAPPQDITIGADSITAVEDTARTFDPVANDTEINGGTLTLKSTDGFTQPTNGTVTRDGSTNTLTYTPDANYNGPDSFTYTVVNSEGVEATGVVSITVSAVNDPPTAVNDSGTGLTTPETDSLTITAARLLANDLKGPANESSQTLTVTGVSSTSSKGASVSFNSSTSEILYTPLSGELGNDTFTYTISDGAGGTATGTVTVNVTDVNTPPVAVNDTIAVTEDVPLTIDVSDLLANDSDDNNILSIASVTAGSGASAGSVVLNSGAGTITYTPAANVFGSNADSFTYTLTDGVNPGVTATVRVNITGVNDAPVATDDALTVDEGLTPRTLDVLDNDNAGPGEGTSVTITDVTALPAGAGTIAIAGDGQSLIYTAPSANYVNTAIDFSYTIQDSEGLSATADVTLSVVPTVRPRAIPDVVNINEDSGAIDINVLSNDLGNVGESVTLESIDTTGFPAAAGTLAIDDNGTATKTDDVVTFTPAEDYFSTSGLTFTYTISDTSGDDSAAAAIGANTATVTINVASVNDKPVFGADGLFQIDEDETFTLPASVLANDSAGPANEQQTLAISAVAATSAAGGTVTLDGGVVTFQPAADYHGNDSFTYTISDGVDTTTATASFSIASINDAPNLQPVTQLTQGSEAITLDRSTLLSGATPGPADESSQTLTIFAVSNGGTTSGGGTVVLNADQSVTYTPVAGFSGTDTFEISVRDNGSPSEFSIATVSITNNAAPVVGNDTVSTYKGLTKTILVSDLLANDSDAEGDTLTITSITQPSVGSATLSADGTTITLTTPSETSAEETSFTYTVTDSFSDRVGTVAVEILPFQPSTISGSVYVDQANGSEPNGSQDEGEVGLGAVWVTLTQEGSAPQSVLSDAYGNFVFENVAPGDYTLSYAPPSGVVDSASNPNSISLSIAPAGGETYADISFTADSFNATAGNTLDRYIGSYLMALQRANPSMTTADLDALAQQGIVFGLNTSGDMTFMYVKGGSGFDSTAAISATLSEDGNQLELTKLYADGRVSDPVIIQRALFISVADPDTGDTVIRVLGNVNFVPSITAEGEADFSDYTQAVDQIFGGL, encoded by the coding sequence ATGAACCAATTGCGCCAACGGTTTTTGAAGTCACGCAAAAAAAACAGCAGCCGTCAGCGGCGCAAATTGTTTGGTGAGGCGTTGGAAGGTCGGCGATTGCTGGCTGCCGACATCGCGGTACCGATGGATGGTCTGAATCCGCACCACAACTACATCTTTGGTACCGATACCAATCGGGATTACCAAACGACTGCGGTCGACGCTCTGATCGTGATCAATCGCCTGAATTCGGCCAGCGCGTCGGCTAGCGGCGAACTGGGATCGACCAACGAAGATGGCGTCTTCCCCGACGTCAACAACGACGGTTTGATCACACCGATCGATGCGTTGAACATCATCAACACGATCAATCGTGGCGAAGGCGAACTGGCGGCGGTATTAAAGCTTTCGCTGGACGTCTCCCAAGACAACCAATCGCTGCTTCGCGATACGGGAGCGTCGACGACTGCCAATCCGATGACGACTCGAGATTTTGAACTCGAGGTCGGTGAGAAGTTCAATCTGGAAGTCCGTTGGACTCACTTCGGTAACGATCCCTTCTCGAAACCTTTGGGCGCGTTCACCGTCTACGCCGACATCTTGGCGAACAACAAAGACGTCTTCGCACCGGTATTAAGCGAAACGCAGATCCTGACGATCTCCGAGAACCTTGTCGATGCTCGATCGGGCAACTTCGAACTCAGCTTCCCTGGCGGCGATACCGCCACGGTTAGCTTGGCAGACGTTGCTGCCAACGGATTCGAAAACGCTCTGGCCAGCGGCATCGAAGAAGCTGGCAACTTCGAATCGGGCAGCATCAGCGTCTTCCCGAGTGGCGTGCGATCGACCCGCGAGCAAAATGAAGAGACGGGTGTTGGCGATCCGTACCAATTTGTCGTCCGTTACAACGGTGACAACGAAGAGTTTCAAAATATCCCCGCACTCAACGTCGTAGCCAACTTCTCCGACGCTGGAGGCCAGGCGCTCACCATCGACGCGACCACGGCCGAGATCCCCGTCTACCTAAACAACAACCAAGCCGACGGGCTCAACCCCGACGCCTTCCGCTACAACATCGACTTCCGTTCGTCGAACCTGAACGAAAGCGCTCTTTACACTTCCAGCCCCAGCGGCAACTACACGCTCACCGGCGATGGAAATCCCGACGGCGACGATGTGATCTTCGACGAAGTCGGCGGATTCTCCAACAACATCTCTCCCGGTGGCCTGCCGACCATCGTCCCTAATCCCAACCAATACAACGGCCAGGATTTCGAAGCCTACAGCCTGGAACTTGTGGTTGTTCAACCGGGCGACGTCACCTTCAGCCTGAACATGCCCGATCTGGTCGGCAACCAACTGACAGTCTTCGGAAGCGACGAAGCTTTGACCGAAGACGGCCTTGTCGAGATCGACCTCTCGGAAAATGGCGAGGGTTTGGTCCGCGGTACTTTTGTAGCTCCTCCGCAAGACATCACGATCGGCGCCGATAGCATCACCGCCGTCGAGGACACAGCAAGAACCTTCGACCCGGTCGCCAACGACACCGAGATCAACGGGGGCACGCTGACCCTGAAATCGACAGACGGTTTCACTCAGCCGACCAACGGTACCGTTACCCGCGATGGCTCTACCAACACCCTGACATACACTCCCGACGCAAACTACAACGGCCCCGACAGCTTCACTTACACCGTCGTCAACAGCGAAGGTGTCGAAGCGACAGGCGTCGTTTCGATCACCGTCTCCGCCGTCAACGATCCTCCCACCGCCGTCAACGATTCGGGCACTGGCCTGACGACTCCGGAAACCGATTCGCTGACGATCACCGCCGCTCGCCTGCTGGCCAACGACCTCAAGGGCCCCGCAAACGAATCGAGCCAAACTCTGACCGTCACGGGCGTATCGTCCACGTCGTCCAAGGGAGCATCGGTTTCGTTTAACTCATCGACTTCCGAGATCCTCTACACGCCTCTCAGCGGTGAACTGGGCAACGACACCTTCACCTACACGATCAGCGATGGCGCTGGCGGAACCGCGACCGGAACCGTCACCGTCAACGTGACCGACGTCAACACGCCGCCGGTCGCTGTGAACGACACGATCGCAGTAACCGAAGACGTGCCGTTGACGATCGACGTATCCGATCTGTTGGCCAACGATTCGGACGACAACAACATCCTCAGCATCGCTAGCGTCACCGCCGGATCGGGCGCATCCGCTGGCAGCGTCGTGCTCAACTCGGGTGCTGGCACAATCACCTACACCCCCGCTGCAAACGTCTTCGGCAGCAACGCCGATTCGTTCACCTACACTCTGACCGATGGTGTGAACCCAGGCGTCACGGCGACCGTTCGAGTGAACATCACCGGTGTCAACGACGCTCCCGTAGCGACCGACGACGCCTTGACTGTCGACGAAGGCCTGACGCCACGAACGCTGGACGTGCTGGACAACGACAACGCGGGCCCCGGCGAAGGAACCTCGGTCACGATCACCGACGTCACCGCATTGCCTGCGGGTGCCGGCACCATCGCGATCGCTGGCGACGGCCAATCGCTGATCTACACCGCTCCATCGGCCAACTACGTCAACACCGCGATCGACTTCAGCTACACGATCCAGGACAGCGAGGGACTCTCGGCAACCGCCGATGTCACGTTGAGCGTTGTCCCAACGGTCCGCCCACGTGCGATCCCAGACGTCGTGAACATCAACGAAGATTCTGGAGCGATCGACATCAACGTGCTGTCGAACGATCTGGGCAACGTCGGTGAATCGGTAACGCTCGAGTCGATCGACACCACCGGATTCCCTGCCGCGGCGGGAACGCTGGCGATCGATGACAACGGCACCGCGACGAAGACCGACGACGTCGTCACCTTCACTCCGGCGGAAGACTACTTCAGCACCAGCGGGCTGACATTCACCTACACGATCAGCGACACCAGCGGCGACGATTCCGCAGCCGCAGCGATTGGTGCCAACACCGCAACCGTCACGATCAACGTGGCTTCGGTCAACGACAAACCAGTCTTTGGTGCTGACGGATTGTTCCAAATCGACGAAGACGAAACCTTCACGCTGCCAGCCAGCGTTTTGGCAAACGATTCGGCAGGCCCTGCGAACGAGCAGCAAACGCTTGCGATCTCGGCTGTCGCAGCCACTTCGGCTGCGGGCGGCACGGTCACGCTCGACGGTGGCGTCGTCACCTTCCAACCGGCTGCCGACTACCACGGCAACGACTCGTTCACCTACACGATCAGCGACGGCGTCGACACGACGACGGCAACGGCCAGCTTCTCGATCGCTTCGATCAACGACGCACCGAACCTGCAACCCGTCACTCAGCTGACCCAAGGTTCCGAAGCGATCACGTTGGACCGCAGCACATTGCTGAGCGGTGCGACCCCGGGACCAGCCGACGAATCGAGCCAAACGTTGACGATCTTCGCGGTCAGCAACGGAGGCACAACCTCCGGCGGCGGCACCGTGGTCCTCAACGCCGATCAATCGGTCACCTACACACCAGTCGCAGGTTTCTCGGGAACCGACACGTTCGAAATCTCGGTTCGCGACAACGGATCGCCTAGCGAATTTTCGATCGCAACGGTTTCGATCACCAACAACGCGGCTCCAGTTGTCGGCAACGACACCGTCTCGACCTACAAGGGTCTGACCAAAACGATCCTCGTCAGCGACCTGTTGGCAAACGATTCGGATGCCGAGGGAGACACGCTGACGATCACATCGATCACTCAGCCGTCGGTTGGCTCTGCCACTCTCAGTGCCGACGGAACGACGATCACGTTGACGACTCCTTCGGAAACATCCGCTGAAGAGACTTCGTTTACCTACACTGTCACCGATTCGTTCTCCGACCGCGTCGGCACCGTCGCCGTCGAGATCCTGCCATTCCAACCGAGCACGATCAGCGGATCGGTTTACGTCGACCAAGCCAACGGCAGCGAACCCAACGGCTCGCAGGATGAAGGCGAAGTTGGACTCGGTGCGGTTTGGGTGACTCTGACCCAAGAGGGCTCCGCTCCACAATCGGTCCTCTCCGACGCGTACGGTAACTTCGTCTTCGAGAACGTCGCTCCCGGCGACTACACACTCTCCTACGCTCCTCCATCGGGCGTCGTCGATAGTGCCTCGAATCCGAACAGCATCTCGCTGTCGATTGCTCCAGCAGGTGGCGAAACCTACGCCGACATCTCCTTCACCGCCGACAGCTTCAACGCAACCGCTGGCAACACGCTGGACCGTTATATCGGCAGCTACTTGATGGCGTTGCAACGTGCTAACCCCAGCATGACCACAGCCGACCTCGACGCGTTGGCTCAGCAGGGAATCGTGTTTGGCCTCAACACCAGCGGCGACATGACGTTCATG
- a CDS encoding dockerin type I domain-containing protein, producing MSHPLRLSRRRNSRNRCALQVEHLESRQLLAGLPLGATAADTGEYFLGRVAVTPVLIESDGSIDTSTQDWSETEIAATLAKVTEGVQWWADTLDQLDTVHSLEFVIDDSFATTPYESPFEPIDRPSDDYQVWISQFLRDVGHADVDSLEQGIREFNDAQRQKLDTDWSFTIFVAASDPNGQFAPGGSFSTAFALPGGLFFVSPASRPASTFAHETGHIFYALDEYAGGASAYRTRGYYDSQNLNAINNNPDPGFVQEPSIMSGGTSLQTAYVNHTSSAATLALVGWQDSDGDGIFDVLDVPLTLSGSGRFDSTTGTYRFQGSAAAQALPNQNSTGLQNDITLNEISRIEYRIDAGDWLIASQPNAQTATLDLRIAIDVPFNLIEIRAIDQQTGITSNLFTGSSDLPATTESSAAIAGHVWLDRQNDSEFDAADPGVADVSIQIVDQLGQPVSLIQGVEPDDYPAAAIPATPGVTLSAVGTSISETISASVSQFATTGEQVFAAFNTAQFRNSESWSSARDQIFQATFDEPVASVWIDATALASPSYARIEAYDASGELIHRITSDAIAVETSTTLQISTATRQIASIRAYGHAETSIALDNLRFGTETATSTDNLGTFSLNGLPDGQYRLEIESDRPEIYQVETPLIDIEVVDGVAQAFAAVRVTQLTSPWQNPTDRYDVNASNSIEPLDALQILNEINRSGSRQLTASDIGSRYYDVNGDGMIAPIDVLQILNELQRNPADAGEWYADAGSEPQTGSQTDGDSASAPFAAAVSARFQTADAATQVAEGEHEQATDKFFAALSSASFAGTMGQHPKAGQPVAPLNLEQFASPEETDEPKNSLESESGPLEPLIQPLQK from the coding sequence ATGAGCCACCCGCTGCGACTGTCGCGACGCCGCAATTCGCGGAACCGTTGCGCGCTGCAGGTGGAACATCTCGAGTCCCGGCAATTGCTAGCGGGGCTGCCGCTGGGTGCAACCGCCGCCGATACCGGCGAATATTTCCTCGGCCGCGTCGCGGTGACCCCCGTGTTGATCGAAAGCGATGGCTCGATCGATACCAGCACTCAGGACTGGTCCGAAACAGAAATCGCGGCGACTCTCGCCAAAGTAACCGAAGGGGTGCAGTGGTGGGCCGACACGCTGGACCAACTCGATACAGTCCATTCGCTGGAATTTGTCATCGACGACAGCTTCGCGACGACGCCTTACGAGTCGCCGTTCGAACCGATCGACCGCCCCTCGGATGACTACCAAGTGTGGATCTCCCAATTCCTGCGAGATGTCGGACACGCCGACGTCGATTCGCTGGAGCAGGGGATTCGCGAGTTCAACGACGCCCAACGGCAGAAATTGGATACCGATTGGTCGTTTACGATCTTCGTAGCCGCATCGGACCCCAACGGCCAATTCGCCCCCGGGGGTTCGTTCTCCACCGCCTTTGCGTTGCCGGGAGGCCTGTTTTTCGTCTCCCCAGCCTCGCGTCCCGCGTCGACGTTTGCCCACGAGACGGGGCATATTTTCTACGCTCTCGACGAATATGCGGGCGGGGCGTCCGCCTACCGCACACGGGGCTACTACGATTCGCAAAACCTCAACGCGATCAACAACAACCCCGATCCTGGCTTTGTTCAAGAGCCGAGCATCATGTCGGGAGGCACCAGCCTGCAGACGGCTTACGTAAACCACACCAGCTCTGCCGCGACGCTCGCCCTCGTCGGCTGGCAGGACAGCGATGGCGACGGCATCTTCGACGTCTTGGATGTTCCGCTGACACTCTCGGGCAGCGGCCGATTCGACAGCACCACCGGAACCTACAGATTCCAAGGGTCCGCCGCGGCGCAAGCTCTGCCCAATCAGAACTCGACAGGCCTGCAAAACGACATCACGCTCAACGAGATCAGCCGGATCGAATACCGCATCGATGCGGGCGATTGGCTGATCGCGTCGCAGCCGAACGCTCAGACCGCGACGCTGGACCTTCGCATCGCGATCGACGTTCCCTTCAACCTGATCGAAATTCGGGCGATCGATCAGCAGACGGGGATCACCAGCAACCTCTTCACCGGATCGTCCGATCTGCCCGCGACCACCGAAAGCTCCGCCGCGATCGCCGGACACGTCTGGCTGGACCGCCAGAACGACAGCGAATTCGATGCTGCCGATCCGGGAGTTGCCGACGTTTCCATCCAGATCGTCGACCAGCTGGGACAGCCGGTTTCGCTGATCCAAGGGGTCGAACCGGACGACTACCCCGCCGCCGCGATCCCCGCGACGCCTGGAGTCACGCTTTCGGCGGTCGGCACCTCGATCAGCGAGACGATTTCGGCATCGGTGTCGCAGTTCGCTACGACTGGCGAGCAAGTGTTTGCCGCGTTCAACACCGCCCAATTCCGCAACTCCGAATCGTGGTCCTCCGCCCGCGACCAGATCTTCCAAGCGACATTCGACGAACCTGTTGCTAGCGTTTGGATCGATGCGACCGCGCTCGCATCCCCCAGCTATGCACGCATCGAAGCCTACGACGCCAGCGGGGAATTGATCCATCGGATCACCAGCGACGCGATCGCCGTGGAGACCAGCACGACTCTCCAGATATCTACCGCGACGCGGCAGATCGCATCGATTCGCGCCTACGGCCACGCCGAAACCTCGATCGCCCTGGACAATCTACGCTTCGGAACCGAAACCGCCACAAGCACCGACAACCTCGGGACGTTCTCGCTCAACGGCCTCCCCGACGGCCAATATCGGCTGGAAATCGAAAGCGACCGCCCGGAAATCTATCAGGTGGAAACTCCTCTGATCGATATCGAAGTCGTCGATGGCGTGGCGCAAGCATTTGCCGCGGTCCGCGTCACTCAGCTGACCAGCCCCTGGCAAAACCCCACCGACCGCTACGACGTCAATGCCAGCAACTCGATCGAACCCCTCGACGCCTTGCAGATCCTGAACGAAATCAATCGCAGCGGCAGCCGTCAGCTGACAGCATCCGACATCGGATCGCGATATTACGACGTCAACGGCGACGGCATGATCGCTCCGATCGACGTCCTGCAGATCCTAAACGAACTGCAACGCAATCCGGCGGACGCTGGCGAGTGGTATGCAGACGCCGGCTCCGAGCCGCAGACCGGCTCGCAAACCGACGGCGACTCGGCATCCGCCCCGTTCGCCGCAGCGGTCTCGGCAAGATTCCAAACCGCCGACGCAGCGACGCAAGTTGCCGAAGGGGAACACGAACAGGCGACCGACAAATTTTTTGCGGCGCTGTCGTCAGCCTCCTTCGCCGGGACCATGGGCCAACACCCCAAGGCAGGGCAGCCAGTTGCCCCATTAAATTTAGAACAATTTGCGAGTCCCGAAGAAACAGACGAACCGAAAAACTCACTAGAATCAGAGTCCGGACCGCTTGAACCTTTAATCCAACCACTACAAAAGTAA